From the genome of Aricia agestis chromosome 9, ilAriAges1.1, whole genome shotgun sequence, one region includes:
- the LOC121730472 gene encoding GILT-like protein 1, which yields MPFYSCNRYRMVVIIMLGLIAWQIYMLTRDKPSIQLTESNIIELEDDKFNKHIKDKVKARIYYEALCPDSKHFFVKHLGPVSKKLSDFVHITLVPYGKASTKEENGEYYFICQHGEEECYANKVHACAIDILKNSTLSVEVTECMIIDNMDADSALYRCAKQYNLDPEPIKICATHRLGSALLKKHGDDTSIINPKFIPTITLNGSKDNQRAILKNFLLEICKMIDMPLPPPCL from the exons ATGCCTTTTTACTCCTGTAACCGATACAGGATGGTTGTAATCATAATGCTAGGTCTAATAGCGTGGCAAATATACATGTTGACTCGCGACAAACCTAGCATCCAACTGACCGAG AGTAATATCATTGAACTCGAGGATGATAAGTTTAATAAGCATATTAAGGATAAAGTGAAGGCTCGGATCTACTATGAAGCATTATGCCCGgactcaaaacacttttttgtgAAACATTTAGGACCAGTTTCTAAAAAGTTATCTGACTTTGTTCATATTACTTTAGTTCCCTATGGAAAAGCTAGT ACAAAGGAAGAAAATGGAGAGTATTACTTTATTTGCCAACACGGAGAAGAAGAGTGCTATGCAAATAAGGTTCATGCATGCGCTAtagatattttgaaaaatagcaCGCTGTCTGTTGAAGTTACGGAGTGTATGATTATTGATAATATGGATGCTGACAGTGCTCTTTATAGG tgtGCAAAACAATATAACTTGGATCCAGAGCCAATCAAGATTTGTGCAACTCACAGACTGGGATCTGCTTTACTGAAGAAACATGGAGACGACACTAGCATTATCAACCCAAAGTTTATACCTACAATCACATTAAATGGTTCTAAAGACAACCAGAGAGCAATCTTGAAGAATTTCCTTCTTGAGATTTGTAAAATGATTGATATGCCGCTTCCTCCGCCATGCTTGTGA